One region of Tachysurus fulvidraco isolate hzauxx_2018 chromosome 9, HZAU_PFXX_2.0, whole genome shotgun sequence genomic DNA includes:
- the gas1a gene encoding growth arrest-specific protein 1a, translating into MARLARSSRGAGSNPWPLACALLFFGTYVCAGPSSNRARGRLVCWQAIMNCQAEPECHYAYGQYVRACDPVLSGRRRSCPSHCIASLVQLNQTKSGPALEDCSCADDHLCRDTKRAIEPCLPRTSSMGCTEARRQCERDGPCRAAMGDYLQHCGKLFSGATCSNACRGVIAHMRRLPKAQQLDTCVCDGAERTICEYVKVSMHTLCFGMPPVVDNDGSGAFNDDYEDEEDDGEDGLQDGPSSSGTRVQYLSALAVLAPVLVLLRF; encoded by the coding sequence ATGGCGAGGCTCGCGCGGTCATCCCGGGGCGCCGGCTCGAACCCTTGGCCGCTCGCCTGCGCGCTCCTGTTTTTCGGCACTTATGTGTGTGCGGGTCCGTCGTCGAATCGCGCGCGGGGACGTCTCGTCTGCTGGCAGGCTATTATGAACTGCCAGGCAGAGCCTGAGTGCCACTATGCATACGGACAGTACGTGCGCGCGTGCGACCCAGTGTTGAGCGGCCGGCGGCGCTCTTGCCCCAGCCACTGCATCGCATCACTTGTGCAACTAAACCAGACTAAAAGCGGGCCTGCGCTGGAGGACTGCAGCTGCGCAGACGATCATTTGTGTAGAGACACCAAGCGCGCAATCGAGCCGTGCCTGCCCCGGACCAGCAGTATGGGCTGCACGGAGGCGCGGCGGCAGTGCGAGCGCGACGGTCCGTGCCGTGCAGCGATGGGTGACTACCTGCAGCACTGCGGGAAACTTTTCAGCGGCGCCACGTGCTCGAACGCGTGCCGCGGCGTCATCGCGCATATGCGTCGCCTGCCCAAGGCACAGCAGCTCGACACGTGCGTTTGTGACGGCGCTGAACGTACCATTTGCGAATACGTCAAAGTGAGCATGCACACGCTGTGCTTCGGCATGCCGCCCGTGGTAGATAATGATGGATCCGGGGCGTTTAACGATGATTacgaggatgaggaggatgatggAGAGGACGGGTTACAGGACGGCCCGAGCAGCTCGGGGACGCGCGTGCAGTACTTGAGTGCTCTTGCCGTGCTTGCACcagtcttggtattgttacggttttaa